One window of Salmo salar chromosome ssa11, Ssal_v3.1, whole genome shotgun sequence genomic DNA carries:
- the LOC123725162 gene encoding nipped-B-like protein B isoform X2 — protein MTSKESRTRTKTTQNLQGDVGTETKTIQNLQGEVGAETKTTQNLQGEGEVGTETKTIQNLQGEGEVGTETKTIQNLQREGEVGAETKTIQNLQGEREVGTETKTIQNLQGEVGTETKTIQNLQGEVGTETKTIQNLQGEGEVGTETKTIQNLQGEVGTETKTIQNLQGERERGRDRNKDNPKPPGRERGRDRNKDNPKPPGRGRGRNKDNPKPPGRGRDRNKDNPKPPGRGRGRNKDNPKPPGRGRDRNKDNPKPPGRGRGRDRNKDNPKPSERGRGRDRNKDNPKPSRRERGRDRNKDNPKPPRRERGRDRNKDNPKPPGRGRGRNKDNPKPPGRGRDRNKDNPKPPGRGRGRNKDNPKPPGRGRDRNKDNPKPPGRGRGRDRNKDNPKPSRRERGRDRNKDNPKPPGRERGRDRNKDNPKPPRRERGRDRNKDNPKPPGRGRGRDRNKDNPKPPGRGRGRDRNKDNPKPPGRERGRDRNKDNPKPPGRERGRDRNKDNPKPPGRGRDRNKDNPKPPGRGRGRDRNKDNTTRHQNRFRS, from the exons ATGACAAGCAAAGAGAGTAGGACAAGAACAAAGACAACCCAAAACCTCCAGGGAGATGTAGGGACAGAAACAAAGACAATCCAAAACCTCCAGGGAGAGGTAGGGGCAGAAACAAAGACAACCCAAAACctccagggagagggagaggtagggacagAAACAAAGACAATCCAAAACctccagggagagggagaggtagggacagAAACAAAGACAATCCAAAAcctccagagagagggagaggtaggggcaGAAACAAAGACAATCCAAAAcctccagggagagagagaggtagggacagaAACAAAGACAATCCAAAACCTCCAGGGAGAGGTAGGGACAGAAACAAAGACAATCCAAAACCTCCAGGGAGAGGTAGGGACAGAAACAAAGACAATCCAAAACctccagggagagggggaggtagggacAGAAACAAAGACAATCCAAAACCTCCAGGGAGAGGTAGGGACAGAAACAAAGACAATCCAAAACctccaaggagagagagagagaggtagggacagaAACAAAGACAATCCAAAAcctccagggagagagagaggtagggacagaAACAAAGACAATCCAAAACCTCCAGGGAGAGGTAGGGGCAGAAACAAAGACAATCCAAAACCTCCAGGGAGAGGTAGGGACAGAAACAAAGACAATCCAAAACCTCCAGGGAGAGGTAGGGGCAGAAACAAAGACAATCCAAAACCTCCAGGGAGAGGTAGGGACAGAAACAAAGACAATCCAAAACctccagggagagggagaggtagggacagAAACAAAGACAATCCAAAaccttcagagagagggagaggtagggacagAAACAAAGACAATCCAAAACcttcaaggagagagagaggtagggacagaAACAAAGACAATCCAAAACctccaaggagagagagaggtagggacagaAACAAAGACAATCCAAAACCTCCAGGGAGAGGTAGGGGCAGAAACAAAGACAATCCAAAACCTCCAGGGAGAGGTAGGGACAGAAACAAAGACAATCCAAAACCTCCAGGGAGAGGTAGGGGCAGAAACAAAGACAATCCAAAACCTCCAGGGAGAGGTAGGGACAGAAACAAAGACAATCCAAAACctccagggagagggagaggtagggacagAAACAAAGACAATCCAAAACcttcaaggagagagagaggtagggacagaAACAAAGACAATCCAAAAcctccagggagagagagag GTAGGGACAGAAACAAAGACAATCCAAAACctccaaggagagagagaggtagggacagaAACAAAGACAATCCAAAACctccagggagagggagaggtagggacagAAACAAAGACAATCCAAAACctccagggagagggagaggtagggacagAAACAAAGACAATCCAAAAcctccagggagagagagaggtagggacagaAACAAAGACAATCCAAAAcctccagggagagagagaggtagggacagaAACAAAGACAACCCAAAACCTCCAGGGAGAGGTAGGGACAGAAACAAAGACAACCCAAAACctccagggagagggagaggtagggacagAAACAAAGACAACACCACCAGACACCAGAATAGATTCAGGTCCTAA
- the LOC123725162 gene encoding proline-rich protein 2-like isoform X3, with the protein MTSKESRTRTKTTQNLQGDVGTETKTIQNLQGEVGAETKTTQNLQGEGEVGTETKTIQNLQGEGEVGTETKTIQNLQREGEVGAETKTIQNLQGEREVGTETKTIQNLQGEVGTETKTIQNLQGEVGTETKTIQNLQGEGEVGTETKTIQNLQGEVGTETKTIQNLQGERERGRDRNKDNPKPPGRERGRDRNKDNPKPPGRGRGRNKDNPKPPGRGRDRNKDNPKPPGRGRDRNKDNPKPPGRGRGRNKDNPKPPGRGRDRNKDNPKPPGRGRGRNKDNPKPPGRGRDRNKDNPKPPGRGRGRDRNKDNPKPSRRERGRDRNKDNPKPPGRERGRDRNKDNPKPPGRGRDRNKDNPKPLGRGRGRDRNKDNPKPPRRGRDRNKDNPKPPGRGRDRNKDNPKPPRRERGRDRNKDNPKPPGRGRGRDRNKDNPKPPGRGRGRDRNKDNPKPPGRERGRDRNKDNPKPPGRERGRDRNKDNPKPPGRGRDRNKDNPKPPGRGRGRDRNKDNTTRHQNRFRS; encoded by the exons ATGACAAGCAAAGAGAGTAGGACAAGAACAAAGACAACCCAAAACCTCCAGGGAGATGTAGGGACAGAAACAAAGACAATCCAAAACCTCCAGGGAGAGGTAGGGGCAGAAACAAAGACAACCCAAAACctccagggagagggagaggtagggacagAAACAAAGACAATCCAAAACctccagggagagggagaggtagggacagAAACAAAGACAATCCAAAAcctccagagagagggagaggtaggggcaGAAACAAAGACAATCCAAAAcctccagggagagagagaggtagggacagaAACAAAGACAATCCAAAACCTCCAGGGAGAGGTAGGGACAGAAACAAAGACAATCCAAAACCTCCAGGGAGAGGTAGGGACAGAAACAAAGACAATCCAAAACctccagggagagggggaggtagggacAGAAACAAAGACAATCCAAAACCTCCAGGGAGAGGTAGGGACAGAAACAAAGACAATCCAAAACctccaaggagagagagagagaggtagggacagaAACAAAGACAATCCAAAAcctccagggagagagagaggtagggacagaAACAAAGACAATCCAAAACCTCCAGGGAGAGGTAGGGGCAGAAACAAAGACAATCCAAAACCTCCAGGGAGAGGTAGGGACAGAAACAAAGACAATCCAAAACCTCCAGGGAGAG gtagggacagaAACAAAGACAATCCAAAACCTCCAGGGAGAGGTAGGGGCAGAAACAAAGACAATCCAAAACCTCCAGGGAGAGGTAGGGACAGAAACAAAGACAATCCAAAACCTCCAGGGAGAGGTAGGGGCAGAAACAAAGACAATCCAAAACCTCCAGGGAGAGGTAGGGACAGAAACAAAGACAATCCAAAACctccagggagagggagaggtagggacagAAACAAAGACAATCCAAAACcttcaaggagagagagaggtagggacagaAACAAAGACAATCCAAAAcctccagggagagagagaggtagggacagaAACAAAGACAATCCAAAACCTCCAGGGAGAGGTAGGGACAGAAACAAAGACAACCCAAAACctctagggagagggagaggtagggacagAAACAAAGACAATCCAAAACCTCCAAGGAGAGGTAGGGACAGAAACAAAGACAATCCAAAACCTCCAGGGAGAGGTAGGGACAGAAACAAAGACAATCCAAAACctccaaggagagagagaggtagggacagaAACAAAGACAATCCAAAACctccagggagagggagaggtagggacagAAACAAAGACAATCCAAAACctccagggagagggagaggtagggacagAAACAAAGACAATCCAAAAcctccagggagagagagaggtagggacagaAACAAAGACAATCCAAAAcctccagggagagagagaggtagggacagaAACAAAGACAACCCAAAACCTCCAGGGAGAGGTAGGGACAGAAACAAAGACAACCCAAAACctccagggagagggagaggtagggacagAAACAAAGACAACACCACCAGACACCAGAATAGATTCAGGTCCTAA
- the LOC123725162 gene encoding nipped-B-like protein B isoform X1, which translates to MTSKESRTRTKTTQNLQGDVGTETKTIQNLQGEVGAETKTTQNLQGEGEVGTETKTIQNLQGEGEVGTETKTIQNLQREGEVGAETKTIQNLQGEREVGTETKTIQNLQGEVGTETKTIQNLQGEVGTETKTIQNLQGEGEVGTETKTIQNLQGEVGTETKTIQNLQGERERGRDRNKDNPKPPGRERGRDRNKDNPKPPGRGRGRDRNKDNPKPSERGRGRDRNKDNPKPSRRERGRDRNKDNPKPPRRERGRDRNKDNPKPPGRGRGRNKDNPKPPGRGRDRNKDNPKPPGRGRGRNKDNPKPPGRGRDRNKDNPKPPGRGRGRDRNKDNPKPSRRERGRDRNKDNPKPPGRERGRDRNKDNPKPPGRGRDRNKDNPKPLGRGRGRDRNKDNPKPPRRGRDRNKDNPKPPGRGRDRNKDNPKPPRRERGRDRNKDNPKPPGRGRGRDRNKDNPKPPGRGRGRDRNKDNPKPPGRERGRDRNKDNPKPPGRERGRDRNKDNPKPPGRGRDRNKDNPKPPGRGRGRDRNKDNTTRHQNRFRS; encoded by the exons ATGACAAGCAAAGAGAGTAGGACAAGAACAAAGACAACCCAAAACCTCCAGGGAGATGTAGGGACAGAAACAAAGACAATCCAAAACCTCCAGGGAGAGGTAGGGGCAGAAACAAAGACAACCCAAAACctccagggagagggagaggtagggacagAAACAAAGACAATCCAAAACctccagggagagggagaggtagggacagAAACAAAGACAATCCAAAAcctccagagagagggagaggtaggggcaGAAACAAAGACAATCCAAAAcctccagggagagagagaggtagggacagaAACAAAGACAATCCAAAACCTCCAGGGAGAGGTAGGGACAGAAACAAAGACAATCCAAAACCTCCAGGGAGAGGTAGGGACAGAAACAAAGACAATCCAAAACctccagggagagggggaggtagggacAGAAACAAAGACAATCCAAAACCTCCAGGGAGAGGTAGGGACAGAAACAAAGACAATCCAAAACctccaaggagagagagagagaggtagggacagaAACAAAGACAATCCAAAAcctccagggagagagagag GTAGGGACAGAAACAAAGACAATCCAAAACctccagggagagggagaggtagggacagAAACAAAGACAATCCAAAaccttcagagagagggagaggtagggacagAAACAAAGACAATCCAAAACcttcaaggagagagagaggtagggacagaAACAAAGACAATCCAAAACctccaaggagagagagaggtagggacagaAACAAAGACAATCCAAAACCTCCAGGGAGAGGTAGGGGCAGAAACAAAGACAATCCAAAACCTCCAGGGAGAGGTAGGGACAGAAACAAAGACAATCCAAAACCTCCAGGGAGAGGTAGGGGCAGAAACAAAGACAATCCAAAACCTCCAGGGAGAGGTAGGGACAGAAACAAAGACAATCCAAAACctccagggagagggagaggtagggacagAAACAAAGACAATCCAAAACcttcaaggagagagagaggtagggacagaAACAAAGACAATCCAAAAcctccagggagagagagaggtagggacagaAACAAAGACAATCCAAAACCTCCAGGGAGAGGTAGGGACAGAAACAAAGACAACCCAAAACctctagggagagggagaggtagggacagAAACAAAGACAATCCAAAACCTCCAAGGAGAGGTAGGGACAGAAACAAAGACAATCCAAAACCTCCAGGGAGAGGTAGGGACAGAAACAAAGACAATCCAAAACctccaaggagagagagaggtagggacagaAACAAAGACAATCCAAAACctccagggagagggagaggtagggacagAAACAAAGACAATCCAAAACctccagggagagggagaggtagggacagAAACAAAGACAATCCAAAAcctccagggagagagagaggtagggacagaAACAAAGACAATCCAAAAcctccagggagagagagaggtagggacagaAACAAAGACAACCCAAAACCTCCAGGGAGAGGTAGGGACAGAAACAAAGACAACCCAAAACctccagggagagggagaggtagggacagAAACAAAGACAACACCACCAGACACCAGAATAGATTCAGGTCCTAA